A DNA window from Atribacterota bacterium contains the following coding sequences:
- a CDS encoding acylphosphatase, with the protein MYLENQKGKDEYIRVSLIITGKVQGVAFRYYARNMANQLGVYGWIRNTQEGSVELTIEGKRKNINQMIEWCKKGPKTANVENVIINTEPYKGEFVEFNIRP; encoded by the coding sequence ATGTACTTAGAGAATCAAAAAGGTAAGGATGAATATATCAGGGTTTCTCTGATTATAACCGGAAAAGTACAGGGAGTAGCATTTCGCTACTATGCCAGGAATATGGCAAATCAACTTGGTGTATATGGCTGGATAAGAAACACGCAAGAGGGTAGTGTGGAATTAACTATTGAAGGTAAAAGAAAAAATATAAATCAAATGATTGAATGGTGTAAAAAAGGCCCAAAGACGGCTAATGTTGAAAATGTAATAATTAATACAGAACCATACAAAGGTGAGTTCGTGGAGTTTAATATAAGACCATAG